A genomic window from Lotus japonicus ecotype B-129 chromosome 1, LjGifu_v1.2 includes:
- the LOC130729972 gene encoding uncharacterized protein LOC130729972, translating into MSFKKLRESVIERTFSPEEQQDKIGEVRKIIGPVADKFPTMCSDSSVLRFLIARSYNTKKAAKMLKGSIKWRLEFKPENIRWDDIAQEASLGRLYRADYLDKQGRIVFVIRAGVQSSSSGMMQIKYLVYCLENAILNLSSQEEQMVWIIDFQGWNSSCISLKVTRDTAQILQGHYPERLGLAILYNPPKMFESFWTMVRPFIEPKTYKKVTFAYPDNPRSCKMMEELFDMDKLESYFGGKNTVGFNYEAYAQKMREDDRKMSDLIDSGCSSPGYITSEVSESLHSRDSQDEIFSDEAVCSYLEEDDEIKQAQTPCSQFEPKNEVLEPKNE; encoded by the exons ATGTCCTTtaagaaattgagagaaagtgtGATTGAAAGAACTTTTTCTCCTGAAGAGCAGCAGGACAAG ATCGGAGAAGTCAGAAAGATAATAGGTCCGGTTGCCGATAAGTTCCCCACTATGTGTTCAGATTCATCAGTGCTAAGGTTCCTCATAGCGCGGAGCTATAATACTAAGAAGGCTGCAAAGATGTTGAAAGGAAGCATAAAATGGAGGCTGGAGTTCAAGCCTGAGAATATTAGATGG GATGATATTGCTCAAGAAGCTTCGTTAGGAAGGCTGTATAGAGCTGATTACTTGGACAAGCAAGGAAGGATTGTTTTTGTGATTAGAGCTGGTGTTCAG AGTTCAAGCTCAGGAATGATGCAGATCAAGTACCTCGTTTACTGTTTGGAGAATGCCATACTGAACCTAAGTTCCCAAGAAGAACAGATGGTTTGGATTATTGATTTTCAAGGGTGGAACTCTTCATGCATATCATTAAAGGTCACCCGGGATACTGCTCAAATCCTGCAGGGCCATTACCCTGAAAGGCTGGGCCTCGCAATCTTATATAATCCACCTAAAATGTTTGAGTCATTTTGGACG ATGGTGAGACCATTTATAGAACCCAAAACTTACAAAAAGGTGACATTTGCTTACCCTGACAACCCAAGGAGCTGCAAGATGATGGAAGAACTCTTTGACATGGACAAGCTAGAATCCTATTTTGGTGGGAAGAATACAGTTGGATTTAACTATGAAGCTTATGCTCAAAAAATGAGAGAAGATGACAGAAAGATGTCTGATCTTATTGATTCCGGCTGTTCGTCACCCGGTTATATTACCTCAGAAGTTAGTGAATCACTGCATTCAAGAGACTCTCAGGATGAAATATTTAGTGATGAAGCAGTTTGTTCATACTTGGAGGAAGATGATGAGATTAAACAAGCGCAAACGCCTTGCTCCCAATTTGAACCCAAGAATGAGGTTCTTGAACCAAAAAATGAGTGA